The proteins below come from a single Lactobacillus johnsonii genomic window:
- a CDS encoding flavocytochrome c, which translates to MGYKFPTQTVDKLQKKYDAIIVGSGGTGLAAAIQAQQYGLNVVILEKNGFLGGNTMRASSGMNAAESIVQARLGVNDSMQKFYDETLKGGGYMNDREMLHYFVEHAPLAIAWLEDLGIKVDDLTITGGMSKKRTHRPSSMAPIGAFLVNNLLKIADEKNIPIFTDAKVTKLLQDDNKKINGVEVNNDRQVKAKAVLLATGGFGASKDLIAKYRPDLRNYKTTNQPGATGDGLKLANKVGAQLEQLELVQVHPTVQQDTDHAYLIGEAVRGEGAILVDHQGKRFVNELNTRKIVSNAITQTPEHSAYLIFDQGVRDRVKAIEFYDSINLVVHGNTIEELAENIKVPISNLEETLENWNKAVANNDDTKFGRTTGMAELDHAPYYAIHIAPAIHYTMGGIHVAPDTRVYDTNGNFISGLYAAGEVSGGLHGNNRIGGNSIAETIIFGREAGKAMADLIK; encoded by the coding sequence ATGGGATATAAATTTCCAACACAAACAGTAGATAAGTTACAAAAAAAATATGATGCAATTATTGTCGGAAGCGGTGGTACAGGATTAGCCGCAGCTATTCAAGCACAGCAATATGGTTTGAATGTTGTAATTTTAGAAAAGAATGGCTTTTTAGGTGGAAACACTATGAGAGCTAGTTCTGGTATGAATGCTGCTGAAAGTATTGTTCAAGCTCGTTTAGGTGTAAACGATAGTATGCAAAAATTTTATGATGAGACGCTAAAAGGTGGCGGCTACATGAATGACCGTGAAATGCTACATTATTTTGTCGAGCATGCACCTTTGGCTATTGCGTGGCTTGAAGACTTAGGAATTAAAGTAGATGATTTAACAATTACAGGTGGTATGTCCAAAAAACGTACACACCGTCCATCTTCAATGGCACCAATTGGCGCATTTTTAGTTAATAATTTACTTAAAATTGCTGATGAAAAGAATATTCCAATTTTTACTGATGCTAAGGTGACTAAATTATTACAAGATGACAACAAGAAAATTAATGGAGTAGAAGTTAATAATGATCGGCAAGTAAAAGCTAAAGCAGTTTTACTTGCTACTGGTGGTTTTGGTGCTTCTAAAGATTTAATCGCTAAGTATCGACCAGATTTGCGTAACTATAAGACAACTAATCAACCTGGTGCGACTGGAGACGGCTTAAAATTAGCTAATAAAGTGGGAGCACAACTTGAGCAATTAGAGTTAGTTCAAGTTCACCCTACAGTTCAACAAGATACAGATCATGCGTATTTAATTGGTGAAGCAGTACGCGGTGAAGGAGCTATTTTAGTTGATCATCAAGGTAAGAGATTTGTTAATGAATTGAATACGCGAAAGATCGTATCAAATGCGATTACCCAAACTCCAGAACATTCTGCATATTTGATCTTTGACCAAGGAGTTAGAGATAGGGTTAAGGCAATTGAATTTTATGATTCAATTAATTTAGTTGTTCATGGAAACACTATTGAAGAATTAGCTGAAAACATTAAAGTGCCCATTTCCAACCTTGAAGAAACACTTGAAAATTGGAATAAAGCAGTAGCAAATAATGATGATACAAAATTTGGTCGAACTACCGGAATGGCTGAGTTAGACCATGCACCATATTATGCAATTCATATTGCACCTGCTATTCATTACACAATGGGCGGAATTCATGTTGCACCTGATACCCGTGTCTATGATACTAACGGAAACTTTATTTCTGGTTTATATGCTGCGGGTGAAGTTAGTGGTGGCTTACACGGTAACAATCGAATTGGTGGTAATTCGATTGCTGAAACAATTATTTTTGGTCGTGAAGCTGGAAAAGCAATGGCAGATTTAATTAAATAA
- a CDS encoding threonine/serine ThrE exporter family protein, whose protein sequence is MKVNSKESKNERVNQLHHQHTLSHHHHMRIRWQEFFTSDNITPAKNATLAERSVIVGHIGMMLLSCGTGAWRVRSAMNTIARCLDMTCSTDIGLVSIEYTCVDADGKSYTQALSLPSTGVNTTKLDRMENFVSQFKKDNGNWTIGQIHNRLEEISTMKSQYSPWQVGLASGLACAGFIFLLGGGIFEVICAFLGAGCGNYVRRKMIDRHLTILANITVAVAVACAVYVGSFYLIRLFYPVRLRHLDGYIGAMLFVIPGFPFITSGLDISKLDMRSGLERMAYAIMIIVVATAVGWVMALILNLHPQNFEKLGLTPLVLTILRLVASFCGVFGFSIMFNSRIPMATVAGISGAIANTLRLSLVDWSNVPPAVAAFIGAFVAGMLASIIRRKTGFPRIAITVPSIVIMVPGLYMYRAMFNLGLTSLNAGALWMVQALMIVICLPLGLIAARILMDKDWRHAG, encoded by the coding sequence ATGAAAGTGAATAGTAAAGAAAGTAAAAATGAACGTGTAAATCAGCTCCATCATCAACATACTTTGTCGCATCATCATCATATGCGAATTCGGTGGCAGGAGTTTTTTACTAGTGATAATATTACACCTGCTAAAAATGCGACTTTGGCTGAACGATCGGTAATTGTAGGGCATATTGGGATGATGCTTCTCTCTTGTGGGACCGGAGCGTGGCGTGTAAGATCAGCGATGAATACAATTGCTCGCTGTTTAGATATGACATGCAGCACGGATATTGGACTTGTTTCAATTGAATATACTTGTGTTGATGCAGATGGTAAGAGTTATACGCAGGCGCTAAGTTTACCATCCACAGGAGTTAATACAACTAAATTAGACCGTATGGAAAATTTCGTCAGTCAGTTTAAAAAAGATAACGGAAATTGGACAATTGGCCAAATTCATAATCGATTAGAAGAAATTTCGACAATGAAATCGCAATATTCTCCATGGCAAGTTGGTTTAGCTTCTGGTCTTGCATGTGCAGGATTTATTTTTTTACTAGGCGGAGGAATTTTTGAAGTTATTTGTGCATTTTTAGGTGCAGGGTGCGGAAATTACGTTCGCCGAAAAATGATTGATCGTCATCTAACTATTTTAGCGAATATTACCGTTGCAGTTGCCGTAGCTTGTGCGGTATATGTAGGGAGTTTTTACTTAATTAGATTATTTTATCCAGTCCGTCTGCGACATTTGGATGGATATATTGGAGCAATGCTCTTTGTAATTCCGGGTTTTCCATTTATTACGTCTGGACTAGATATTTCTAAGCTTGATATGAGATCAGGCTTAGAGAGAATGGCTTATGCAATCATGATTATTGTTGTTGCAACTGCAGTTGGTTGGGTAATGGCTTTGATCTTAAACCTGCATCCGCAAAACTTTGAGAAATTAGGACTAACACCATTAGTTTTAACTATTTTAAGATTAGTTGCTAGTTTCTGCGGAGTTTTTGGCTTCTCAATTATGTTTAATTCTAGAATTCCAATGGCAACTGTTGCAGGGATTTCCGGAGCTATAGCAAATACTTTACGCTTGAGTTTAGTTGATTGGTCAAATGTTCCACCAGCTGTGGCTGCTTTTATTGGAGCCTTTGTTGCAGGAATGTTAGCTTCAATTATTAGACGTAAAACTGGTTTCCCAAGAATTGCTATTACGGTGCCATCAATTGTAATTATGGTGCCGGGACTATATATGTACCGAGCTATGTTTAACTTAGGATTAACGTCATTAAATGCAGGCGCCTTATGGATGGTTCAAGCTTTAATGATTGTAATTTGTTTACCATTAGGCTTAATTGCAGCTCGGATTTTAATGGATAAAGACTGGCGGCATGCCGGATAG
- a CDS encoding L-lactate dehydrogenase yields MSRRKVFLVGDGRVGSTFANDLLQNVRIDELVICDVVKKITEGDALDLEDLAPFVGQCTVKSGDYSDAKDADIAVITAGAARKPGMTRLDLVKTNVKILESIIKPIVESGFNGIFVVSANPVDILTTLTQKLSGFPKNKVIGTGTSLDTARLRVALSHKTGVNVDHIDAYVLGEHGDTSFENFDEAIIDHKPLRSYKELDEETLVELETDVRKKGGKIIANKGATFYGVAMCLTQICKAILENKALVMPLSAPMTGEYGIHDLYIGSPAVVTANGISDVIELHLSEDENKKMAYSAAKMKEVVDGIDL; encoded by the coding sequence ATGAGTCGTAGAAAAGTATTTTTAGTTGGTGACGGCCGTGTTGGTTCAACTTTTGCAAATGACTTATTGCAAAATGTTAGAATTGATGAATTGGTAATTTGTGATGTAGTCAAAAAAATTACTGAAGGGGATGCTTTAGATTTAGAAGATTTAGCCCCATTTGTTGGTCAATGCACTGTTAAGAGTGGAGATTATAGTGATGCAAAAGATGCCGATATTGCTGTAATTACTGCCGGAGCCGCAAGAAAACCTGGAATGACTAGACTAGATTTGGTAAAAACTAATGTTAAAATTTTAGAATCAATCATAAAACCAATTGTAGAATCTGGTTTTAACGGTATTTTTGTCGTTTCTGCTAATCCAGTAGATATTCTAACTACTTTAACTCAAAAGTTATCTGGTTTTCCTAAGAATAAAGTTATCGGAACCGGTACATCCCTTGATACAGCTCGCTTGCGTGTGGCTTTATCACATAAGACTGGTGTTAATGTTGATCATATTGATGCTTATGTTTTAGGTGAACATGGTGATACATCTTTTGAAAATTTTGATGAAGCAATTATTGATCATAAGCCTCTTCGTTCTTATAAAGAATTAGATGAAGAAACATTGGTTGAATTAGAGACTGATGTTCGTAAAAAGGGTGGTAAGATCATTGCTAATAAGGGAGCAACTTTTTATGGCGTTGCAATGTGCTTAACACAAATCTGTAAGGCAATCTTAGAAAATAAGGCTCTAGTGATGCCACTATCTGCGCCAATGACTGGAGAATATGGTATTCATGATCTTTACATAGGAAGCCCAGCTGTAGTTACTGCTAATGGAATTAGTGACGTGATTGAGCTTCACTTATCAGAAGATGAAAATAAGAAAATGGCTTATTCAGCAGCTAAGATGAAGGAAGTTGTTGACGGAATTGACCTTTAA
- a CDS encoding asparaginase yields the protein MQKKILLLSTGGTIASVVSEAGLVPKESGEQLINMLGELPYDITVEDILQLDSSNIQPEEWKLIAEKIYENRNKYDGIVVSHGTDTMAYTASMLSFMLQNINIPVVLTGSQVPINVVLSDAPDNLKLAFAAAASCHPNIYLAFDRKVMLGCRSVKVRTINFDAFESVNVPPVARVTSDGLVFSDQNVPKNTKDMKDTTLNTSINPHVSLVKLFPGFDPNLLFAMVESACQGIVIEAYGLGGMNYIRRNMVAAIGKLIRRGIPIIATSQCLYERSDLTKYEVGREALLEGAISARDMTSESAITKLMWGLGQNWDVHQISDFFNTDVAGEVTIEKDDNLQID from the coding sequence ATGCAAAAGAAAATATTATTGCTTTCAACGGGTGGAACAATTGCGTCAGTTGTTTCAGAAGCTGGGTTAGTGCCTAAAGAATCTGGTGAGCAGTTAATTAATATGTTAGGGGAATTACCTTATGATATTACTGTCGAAGATATTCTCCAACTTGATTCATCTAATATTCAGCCTGAAGAATGGAAATTGATTGCTGAAAAAATTTATGAAAATCGAAATAAGTATGATGGGATTGTAGTATCTCATGGTACTGATACCATGGCCTATACAGCATCCATGCTTTCTTTTATGTTACAAAATATTAATATTCCGGTTGTTCTAACTGGAAGCCAGGTTCCAATTAATGTTGTATTGAGTGATGCACCGGATAATTTAAAATTAGCTTTTGCGGCAGCTGCTAGTTGTCATCCTAATATTTATTTAGCCTTTGATCGAAAAGTTATGCTGGGGTGCAGAAGTGTTAAAGTAAGAACGATCAATTTTGATGCTTTTGAAAGTGTTAATGTACCACCAGTGGCTCGGGTAACATCTGATGGCCTAGTATTTTCTGACCAAAATGTACCTAAAAATACAAAAGATATGAAAGATACAACTTTAAACACTAGCATTAATCCTCATGTTTCTTTAGTTAAACTATTCCCGGGTTTTGATCCTAATTTGCTATTTGCAATGGTCGAAAGCGCATGTCAAGGAATTGTAATTGAAGCGTATGGTTTAGGCGGGATGAATTACATCCGCAGAAATATGGTAGCTGCAATTGGAAAGTTGATTAGAAGAGGAATACCGATTATTGCGACGAGTCAATGCTTATATGAGCGAAGTGATCTTACAAAATATGAAGTTGGGAGAGAAGCATTGCTTGAAGGAGCGATTAGTGCTCGGGATATGACTTCAGAGAGTGCGATTACTAAACTGATGTGGGGATTAGGCCAAAACTGGGATGTTCACCAGATTTCTGATTTTTTTAATACTGATGTAGCTGGTGAGGTAACGATTGAAAAAGACGACAATTTACAGATAGATTAA
- a CDS encoding class II fumarate hydratase: MVKKGYRVESDTLGPVEIPKKALWGPQTQRSKDNFHTGALMPIGIIRALLQIKLAAAQANIEAGTETEEKGRAIIEAIHQLLDLNNEELQPYFPLHVYQTGSGTQTNMNVNEVVANLANKNHPGLDILPNDDVNMGQSSNDTFPTAMNLVATQALDDLKPSIKHLIKELKVKQDEYWTTVKVGRTHLQDAVPLTFGQELSGYISALNHDLSYINELEETLYELPIGGTAVGTGLNAAPGMAEDIAERLSRKYGHNFKVDTNKFFGLANHSGLNVVHGALKALAADMFKIAQDIRFLGSGPRAGLGELNLPANEPGSSIMPGKVNPTQAEAVTMACLRVFGNDTTITMAASQGNFEMNVFKPVMIAAFLESANVLSGTISGFADKMIHGMTVNKERMAKDVANSLMTVTAFSPHIGYHEAATIAQTAAKNNTTLRTAALKSGLVTKEQYDKWMKPITMTNAMNTKPIDD, translated from the coding sequence ATGGTGAAAAAAGGTTATCGTGTTGAAAGTGATACATTAGGCCCAGTAGAAATTCCTAAAAAGGCATTGTGGGGTCCACAAACACAAAGAAGTAAGGATAATTTCCATACTGGAGCGTTAATGCCAATTGGTATTATTCGTGCGCTTCTTCAAATAAAGCTAGCTGCTGCTCAAGCTAATATTGAAGCAGGAACTGAAACAGAAGAAAAAGGACGTGCCATTATTGAAGCAATTCATCAACTACTTGATTTAAACAATGAAGAATTGCAACCATATTTTCCATTGCATGTCTATCAAACTGGATCAGGTACCCAAACTAATATGAATGTTAATGAAGTGGTGGCTAATCTTGCTAATAAAAATCATCCCGGTTTAGATATTTTACCTAATGATGATGTGAACATGGGACAATCATCAAATGATACTTTTCCAACTGCAATGAATTTAGTTGCAACACAAGCGTTAGATGACTTAAAACCTTCTATTAAACACTTGATTAAAGAACTAAAAGTGAAACAAGATGAGTATTGGACAACGGTTAAAGTAGGAAGAACCCACTTGCAAGATGCGGTTCCATTGACTTTTGGTCAGGAACTATCAGGCTATATTTCTGCTCTTAATCATGATTTATCCTACATTAACGAGTTAGAAGAAACACTTTATGAATTACCAATTGGAGGAACTGCGGTTGGCACTGGACTTAATGCAGCTCCTGGTATGGCAGAAGATATCGCTGAGCGTTTATCAAGAAAGTATGGACATAATTTTAAAGTTGATACAAATAAATTCTTTGGTTTAGCAAATCACTCAGGCTTAAATGTTGTGCATGGCGCTTTAAAAGCTTTGGCAGCTGATATGTTCAAAATTGCTCAAGATATTCGTTTCTTAGGATCTGGCCCAAGAGCTGGTTTAGGAGAACTTAATTTACCTGCAAACGAACCTGGTTCATCAATTATGCCAGGTAAAGTAAATCCGACTCAAGCAGAAGCTGTTACCATGGCATGTTTGAGAGTCTTTGGAAATGATACAACTATTACTATGGCTGCATCTCAAGGAAACTTTGAAATGAATGTCTTTAAGCCAGTGATGATTGCAGCATTTTTAGAGTCTGCCAATGTTTTATCTGGAACTATTTCTGGCTTTGCAGATAAGATGATTCATGGTATGACTGTTAATAAAGAAAGAATGGCTAAGGATGTAGCAAATTCATTAATGACAGTTACTGCATTTTCACCACATATTGGTTACCATGAAGCTGCTACTATTGCACAGACTGCAGCTAAAAATAATACGACTTTGCGTACAGCGGCTTTAAAGAGCGGCTTAGTTACTAAAGAACAATATGATAAGTGGATGAAACCAATTACCATGACTAATGCAATGAATACTAAGCCAATTGATGATTAG